A genome region from Musa acuminata AAA Group cultivar baxijiao chromosome BXJ3-5, Cavendish_Baxijiao_AAA, whole genome shotgun sequence includes the following:
- the LOC103985801 gene encoding uncharacterized protein LOC103985801 isoform X4, producing MKGRSQRLPPAEPPDDWGDGSWTVDCSCGVTFDDGEEMVSCDECGVWVHTRCSRYVRGEASFACHNCKAAARRLRSASAAAVGHFPLPVDTEETEVAQLLVELPTKTDVCPPPPPPPLQPADSAAGPHRRRLWAEIPLEDRVHVQGVPGGEPNLFGGLSSIFTSQLWKCTGYVPKKFNFRYREFPCWEEDEEKKEGEEEAENPANRGADVLFSLSKEIIPYVPMKKFDAAIKEGEGKVSSGSRSSLSCRKKDRSRLRTVGQANVAKKRREEPGETKDWTGKKKARSSAEKIASDTKRRGSVPFTGMKKFEFQKDKDLQLEEASVPGPKSEDQTEELHSASCFAGQPKGMGHSDKPKHLLADSSMIAREVKVEKVDQLETVKTEKSDNSPKMDVASRGGTSQIAKESSTDEVSSRAMYCMKEPKDESNFEGRLAKVSSSVVMDSGTSKPASADLANGCKELLDKPVLSGSKDAVILSTKMDANEVKIEGADDLSTGNLNFTAPCTVAKLPAIDSQQHGQLLNQLSEGIQDQENKSSFPSHGHWSQDVSRECNEFKDSITSRTGELLKHCNQVENSAEQKGTLEIGHGTKNFNESTNSRLQDLNSLIPDAVNLAVGVIKDSSTSFSPVVTKLSVPCTNMSSSTSTSSAGKASHLTKQARAKVSTNTAAKKEGAPTPAGENMGEILENPAKDSKEELPFQSSKASGKEDRTAVLRTHDVAGSLQSQVASVQIKQTSTNLSHRTERSHQSAPYTSSKVLSTSIFMHPSASSNATTTLSDEELALLLHQELNSSPRVPRVPRVRQAAGIQSTPTTGMSVLSKRPSVSGGKDQVSVFRRKNKEDASKYVTRNSQELNDESRKKGRLSSFPDQRHQQSSISSEKKKESQIRPPDLALIKNISLASGEGEKSDPFSSSEVSEHITSIACSSPRDIPRDEGGVIVRTLPGLIDEIMSKDKHIRYEELCNAVRPHWHDLRKPNGERYAYPSYLHAVHDCLRNRSEWAHLIDQGPKTNSSKKRRKAEVDPDVATIESENEKARTRASKEEDNAVDSHREDFPKRKRNARKRRRLELRGTGVMEEGRKRRSRAAVSDYYSAALSHSSNEGNESLFSEDESQVAGPHAGGTETSSSSSDDST from the exons ATGAAGGGGCGGTCGCAGCGGCTGCCCCCGGCGGAGCCCCCGGACGACTGGGGCGACGGGTCGTGGACGGTGGACTGCTCCTGCGGCGTCACCTTCGACGACGGGGAGGAGATGGTGAGCTGCGACGAGTGCGGCGTGTGGGTGCACACCCGCTGCTCCCGCTACGTCCGCGGCGAGGCGTCCTTCGCTTGCCACAACTGCAAGGCCGCCGCCCGGAGGCTCCGCtcagcctccgccgccgccgtcggGCACTTCCCCCTCCCCGTTGACACCGAGGAGACCGAGGTCGCCCAGCTCCTCGTGGAGCTCCCCACCAAGACCGATGTCTGCCCGCCACCTCCCCCTCCGCCGCTACAGCCGGCCGACTCCGCGGCTGGGCCCCATCGGCGCCGTCTCTGGGCGGAGATTCCGCTCGAGGACCGTGTCCACGTGCAGGGGGTCCCCGGCGGCGAGCCGAACCTCTTCGGAGGCCTCTCATCGATCTTCACGTCGCAGCTCTGGAAGTGCACCGGGTACGTGCCCAAGAAGTTCAATTTCCGATACAGGGAGTTCCCTTGttgggaggaggacgaggagaagaaagagggggaggaggaggccgaGAACCCGGCCAACAGAGGGGCTGATGTGCTATTCTCCCTCTCCAAGGAGATCATTCCTTATGTTCCGATGAAGAAGTTTGATGCGGCCATCAAGGAGGGAGAAGGGAAAGTCTCAAGTGGCAGCCGCTCATCCCTGAGTTGCAGAAAGAAGGATAGGAGCAGGCTTCGGACAGTTGGGcaggcaaatgttgctaagaagaggagggaggagccAGGAGAAACAAAGGACTGGACCGGTAAGAAGAAGGCTAGGAGTTCTGCTGAGAAAATTGCAAGTGATACTAAGAGGAGAG GTTCTGTACCTTTCACTGGTATGAAGAAATTCGAGTTCCAAAAGGACAAGGATCTCCAGCTTGAAGAGGCAAGCGTTCCAGGTCCAAAAAGTGAAGATCAGACAGAAGAATTACACTCAGCATCCTGTTTTGCTGGTCAGCCAAAAGGAATGGGTCACAGTGACAAGCCCAAGCACCTACTTGCTGATAGTAGTATGATAGCGAGAGAGGTGAAGGTTGAGAAAGTTGACCAGCTGGAAACTGTAAAAACCGAGAAAAGTGATAATTCTCCAAAAATGGATGTTGCATCTCGAGGTGGCACAAGTCAAATTGCAAAAGAATCTAGTACAGATGAG GTTAGTAGCAGAGCCATGTACTGCATGAAAGAACCCAAGGATGAGAGCAATTTTGAAGGGCGTCTAGCTAAGGTTTCTTCAAGTGTTGTGATGGACTCAGGAACCTCAAAGCCTGCCAGTGCTGATCTTGCAAATGGTTGTAAAGAATTGCTAGACAAGCCAGTACTTTCAGGCTCAAAAGATGCAGTGATATTAAGCACAAAAATGGATGCAAATGAAGTGAAAATTGAAGGTGCTGATGACCTGTCAACAGGGAATTTAAATTTCACTGCTCCTTGTACAGTTGCAAAGTTGCCTGCTATAGACAGCCAACAACATGGGCAATTATTGAATCAGTTATCTGAGGGTATTCAGGACCAAGAAAACAAATCTAGTTTTCCATCTCATGGACATTGGTCTCAGGATGTTAGCAGAGAGTGTAATGAATTTAAAGATAGTATAACTTCAAGAACTGGTGAGCTTCTGAAACATTGCAATCAAGTGGAGAATTCAGCAGAACAAAAAGGCACACTGGAGATAGGACATGGTACAAAAAATTTTAATGAATCTACAAACTCAAGATTGCAAGATTTGAATAGTTTAATTCCTGATGCAGTTAATTTGGCAGTAGGTGTCATAAAGGATTCTTCAACTTCATTTTCACCAGTTGTCACCAAGCTATCTGTTCCATGTACAAACATGTCTTCCAGTACGTCTACATCCTCAGCTGGTAAGGCAAGCCATTTAACCAAACAAGCACGAGCAAAGGTGAGCACAAATACTGCTGCCAAGAAAGAAGGTGCACCAACTCCAGCTGGAGAAAATATGGGAGAGATTTTAGAAAATCCGGCAAAAG ATTCAAAAGAAGAATTGCCTTTTCAATCTTCAAAAGCTTCCGGCAAAGAGGACAGAACAGCAGTTTTACGCACTCATGATGTTGCTGGTTCATTGCAGTCCCAAGTAGCTTCTGTTCAAATAAAGCAGACTTCCACAAACCTGTCTCATAGAACTGAAAGAAGTCATCAGTCAGCTCCATACACTTCCTCAAAAGTTCTAAGCACCTCTATTTTTATGCATCCATCTGCATCAAGCAATGCTACCACGACTTTAAGTGATGAAGAG CTCGCACTATTGCTGCATCAAGAATTAAACAGCTCTCCTAGAGTTCCCAGGGTGCCACGTGTGCGGCAAGCTGCTGGCATACAGTCAACCCCCACCACCGGCATGAGTGTGCTTTCCAAACGCCCTTCTGTTTCTGGGGGAAAGGATCAAGTCTCG GTATTCAGaaggaaaaacaaagaagatGCATCGAAATATGTTACCCGCAATTCTCAAGAGTTAAATGATGAGAGCAGGAAAAAGGGTAGGTTGTCATCTTTTCCAGACCAGAGACATCAGCAATCATCCATCTCATCAGAGAAGAAAAAGGAATCACAGATTAGACCTCCTGACTTGGCGTTAATAAAGAATATTTCTCTTGCCTCTGGTGAAGGTGAAAAAAGTGATCCTTTTTCCTCATCTGAGGTTAGTGAACATATTACTTCTATAGCATGCAGCTCACCTAGGGATATTCCGAGAGATGAAGGTGGTGTTATTGTGCGCACTTTGCCTG GATTGATAGATGAGATTATGAGTAAAGATAAGCACATAAGGTATGAAGAGCTGTGCAATGCTGTTCGCCCG CATTGGCATGATTTAAGAAAACCCAATGGCGAGCGGTATGCTTATCCGAGTTATTTACATGCGGTCCATGATTGTCTGAGGAACAGGAGTGAATGGGCTCATCTAATAGATCAAGGTCCTAAG ACAAATTCAagcaagaagaggaggaaggccgAGGTTGACCCTGACGTGGCAACAattgaatctgaaaatgaaaaagCAAGGACCAGAGCTTCAAAGGAAGAAGACAACGCGGTGGACTCACATAGAGAAGATTTTCCAAAGCGCAAACGCAATGCGCGGAAGCGTAGGCGACTTGAGCTACGAGGAACCGGTGTGATGGAGGAGGGTAGGAAGAGGCGGAGCCGAGCTGCCGTTTCAGATTATTACTCTGCCGCATTGTCTCATTCGAGCAATGAGGGCAATGAATCCCTCTTCAGCGAGGACGAAAGCCAAGTGGCCGGACCACATGCTGGTGGGACCGAAACCTCTAGTTCTAGCTCAGACGACTCCACTTGA
- the LOC103985801 gene encoding uncharacterized protein LOC103985801 isoform X5 codes for MKGRSQRLPPAEPPDDWGDGSWTVDCSCGVTFDDGEEMVSCDECGVWVHTRCSRYVRGEASFACHNCKAAARRLRSASAAAVGHFPLPVDTEETEVAQLLVELPTKTDVCPPPPPPPLQPADSAAGPHRRRLWAEIPLEDRVHVQGVPGGEPNLFGGLSSIFTSQLWKCTGYVPKKFNFRYREFPCWEEDEEKKEGEEEAENPANRGADVLFSLSKEIIPYVPMKKFDAAIKEGEGKVSSGSRSSLSCRKKDRSRLRTVGQANVAKKRREEPGETKDWTGKKKARSSAEKIASDTKRRGSVPFTGMKKFEFQKDKDLQLEEASVPGPKSEDQTEELHSASCFAGQPKGMGHSDKPKHLLADSSMIAREVKVEKVDQLETVKTEKSDNSPKMDVASRGGTSQIAKESSTDEVSSRAMYCMKEPKDESNFEGRLAKVSSSVVMDSGTSKPASADLANGCKELLDKPVLSGSKDAVILSTKMDANEVKIEGADDLSTGNLNFTAPCTVAKLPAIDSQQHGQLLNQLSEGIQDQENKSSFPSHGHWSQDVSRECNEFKDSITSRTGELLKHCNQVENSAEQKGTLEIGHGTKNFNESTNSRLQDLNSLIPDAVNLAVGVIKDSSTSFSPVVTKLSVPCTNMSSSTSTSSAGKASHLTKQARAKVSTNTAAKKEGAPTPAGENMGEILENPAKGQSKVSLFSGSRPSKTSRTSYDSASEHLVSDSKEELPFQSSKASGKEDRTAVLRTHDVAGSLQSQVASVQIKQTSTNLSHRTERSHQSAPYTSSKVLSTSIFMHPSASSNATTTLSDEELALLLHQELNSSPRVPRVPRVRQAAGIQSTPTTGMSVLSKRPSVSGGKDQVSVFRRKNKEDASKYVTRNSQELNDESRKKGRLSSFPDQRHQQSSISSEKKKESQIRPPDLALIKNISLASGEGEKSDPFSSSEVSEHITSIACSSPRDIPRDEGGVIVRTLPGLIDEIMSKDKHIRYEELCNAVRPHWHDLRKPNGERYAYPSYLHAVHDCLRNRSEWAHLIDQGPKIERNGSFVPDKFKQEEEEGRG; via the exons ATGAAGGGGCGGTCGCAGCGGCTGCCCCCGGCGGAGCCCCCGGACGACTGGGGCGACGGGTCGTGGACGGTGGACTGCTCCTGCGGCGTCACCTTCGACGACGGGGAGGAGATGGTGAGCTGCGACGAGTGCGGCGTGTGGGTGCACACCCGCTGCTCCCGCTACGTCCGCGGCGAGGCGTCCTTCGCTTGCCACAACTGCAAGGCCGCCGCCCGGAGGCTCCGCtcagcctccgccgccgccgtcggGCACTTCCCCCTCCCCGTTGACACCGAGGAGACCGAGGTCGCCCAGCTCCTCGTGGAGCTCCCCACCAAGACCGATGTCTGCCCGCCACCTCCCCCTCCGCCGCTACAGCCGGCCGACTCCGCGGCTGGGCCCCATCGGCGCCGTCTCTGGGCGGAGATTCCGCTCGAGGACCGTGTCCACGTGCAGGGGGTCCCCGGCGGCGAGCCGAACCTCTTCGGAGGCCTCTCATCGATCTTCACGTCGCAGCTCTGGAAGTGCACCGGGTACGTGCCCAAGAAGTTCAATTTCCGATACAGGGAGTTCCCTTGttgggaggaggacgaggagaagaaagagggggaggaggaggccgaGAACCCGGCCAACAGAGGGGCTGATGTGCTATTCTCCCTCTCCAAGGAGATCATTCCTTATGTTCCGATGAAGAAGTTTGATGCGGCCATCAAGGAGGGAGAAGGGAAAGTCTCAAGTGGCAGCCGCTCATCCCTGAGTTGCAGAAAGAAGGATAGGAGCAGGCTTCGGACAGTTGGGcaggcaaatgttgctaagaagaggagggaggagccAGGAGAAACAAAGGACTGGACCGGTAAGAAGAAGGCTAGGAGTTCTGCTGAGAAAATTGCAAGTGATACTAAGAGGAGAG GTTCTGTACCTTTCACTGGTATGAAGAAATTCGAGTTCCAAAAGGACAAGGATCTCCAGCTTGAAGAGGCAAGCGTTCCAGGTCCAAAAAGTGAAGATCAGACAGAAGAATTACACTCAGCATCCTGTTTTGCTGGTCAGCCAAAAGGAATGGGTCACAGTGACAAGCCCAAGCACCTACTTGCTGATAGTAGTATGATAGCGAGAGAGGTGAAGGTTGAGAAAGTTGACCAGCTGGAAACTGTAAAAACCGAGAAAAGTGATAATTCTCCAAAAATGGATGTTGCATCTCGAGGTGGCACAAGTCAAATTGCAAAAGAATCTAGTACAGATGAG GTTAGTAGCAGAGCCATGTACTGCATGAAAGAACCCAAGGATGAGAGCAATTTTGAAGGGCGTCTAGCTAAGGTTTCTTCAAGTGTTGTGATGGACTCAGGAACCTCAAAGCCTGCCAGTGCTGATCTTGCAAATGGTTGTAAAGAATTGCTAGACAAGCCAGTACTTTCAGGCTCAAAAGATGCAGTGATATTAAGCACAAAAATGGATGCAAATGAAGTGAAAATTGAAGGTGCTGATGACCTGTCAACAGGGAATTTAAATTTCACTGCTCCTTGTACAGTTGCAAAGTTGCCTGCTATAGACAGCCAACAACATGGGCAATTATTGAATCAGTTATCTGAGGGTATTCAGGACCAAGAAAACAAATCTAGTTTTCCATCTCATGGACATTGGTCTCAGGATGTTAGCAGAGAGTGTAATGAATTTAAAGATAGTATAACTTCAAGAACTGGTGAGCTTCTGAAACATTGCAATCAAGTGGAGAATTCAGCAGAACAAAAAGGCACACTGGAGATAGGACATGGTACAAAAAATTTTAATGAATCTACAAACTCAAGATTGCAAGATTTGAATAGTTTAATTCCTGATGCAGTTAATTTGGCAGTAGGTGTCATAAAGGATTCTTCAACTTCATTTTCACCAGTTGTCACCAAGCTATCTGTTCCATGTACAAACATGTCTTCCAGTACGTCTACATCCTCAGCTGGTAAGGCAAGCCATTTAACCAAACAAGCACGAGCAAAGGTGAGCACAAATACTGCTGCCAAGAAAGAAGGTGCACCAACTCCAGCTGGAGAAAATATGGGAGAGATTTTAGAAAATCCGGCAAAAGGTCAGTCAAAAGTTTCCCTATTTTCTGGATCTAGGCCATCAAAAACTAGTAGAACATCTTATGATTCTGCCTCTGAGCATCTGGTATCAGATTCAAAAGAAGAATTGCCTTTTCAATCTTCAAAAGCTTCCGGCAAAGAGGACAGAACAGCAGTTTTACGCACTCATGATGTTGCTGGTTCATTGCAGTCCCAAGTAGCTTCTGTTCAAATAAAGCAGACTTCCACAAACCTGTCTCATAGAACTGAAAGAAGTCATCAGTCAGCTCCATACACTTCCTCAAAAGTTCTAAGCACCTCTATTTTTATGCATCCATCTGCATCAAGCAATGCTACCACGACTTTAAGTGATGAAGAG CTCGCACTATTGCTGCATCAAGAATTAAACAGCTCTCCTAGAGTTCCCAGGGTGCCACGTGTGCGGCAAGCTGCTGGCATACAGTCAACCCCCACCACCGGCATGAGTGTGCTTTCCAAACGCCCTTCTGTTTCTGGGGGAAAGGATCAAGTCTCG GTATTCAGaaggaaaaacaaagaagatGCATCGAAATATGTTACCCGCAATTCTCAAGAGTTAAATGATGAGAGCAGGAAAAAGGGTAGGTTGTCATCTTTTCCAGACCAGAGACATCAGCAATCATCCATCTCATCAGAGAAGAAAAAGGAATCACAGATTAGACCTCCTGACTTGGCGTTAATAAAGAATATTTCTCTTGCCTCTGGTGAAGGTGAAAAAAGTGATCCTTTTTCCTCATCTGAGGTTAGTGAACATATTACTTCTATAGCATGCAGCTCACCTAGGGATATTCCGAGAGATGAAGGTGGTGTTATTGTGCGCACTTTGCCTG GATTGATAGATGAGATTATGAGTAAAGATAAGCACATAAGGTATGAAGAGCTGTGCAATGCTGTTCGCCCG CATTGGCATGATTTAAGAAAACCCAATGGCGAGCGGTATGCTTATCCGAGTTATTTACATGCGGTCCATGATTGTCTGAGGAACAGGAGTGAATGGGCTCATCTAATAGATCAAGGTCCTAAG ATTGAACGGAATGGATCGTTTGTTCCAGACAAATTCAagcaagaagaggaggaaggccgAGGTTGA